In Chitinophaga sp. HK235, a single window of DNA contains:
- a CDS encoding bifunctional 3,4-dihydroxy-2-butanone-4-phosphate synthase/GTP cyclohydrolase II, whose amino-acid sequence MLDKIEAAIEDIKNGKLVIVVDDEDRENEGDFITAARNVTPEIINFMSTHGRGLICAPLAEERCEELGLELMVRDNTALHQTPFTVSVDLLGHGCTTGISAHDRAKTVQALIDPNTKSEELGKPGHIFPLKAKTGGVLRRAGHTEATIDLARLAGFEPAGVLVEIMNEDGSMARLPQLREIANKFDLKLISIQDLIAYLLSTETLIEEGVRVQMPTKYGNFELIAFKQVNSGEIHMALKKGEWTKDEPVLVRVHSSCVTGDILHSLRCDCGEQLHAAMQMVEKEGKGLILYMNQEGRGIGLMNKLKAYKLQEEGLDTVEANIELGFKMDERDYGVGAQILRHLNITQLRLITNNPRKRAGLSGYGLEVVENVPIEIHPNPHNENYLRTKRDKLGHEILRTQD is encoded by the coding sequence ATGTTAGATAAAATAGAAGCAGCAATAGAAGATATAAAAAACGGCAAACTGGTAATCGTAGTAGATGATGAAGACCGCGAAAATGAAGGCGACTTTATTACAGCAGCCCGCAACGTTACGCCGGAGATCATCAACTTTATGAGCACACACGGCCGTGGCCTTATATGTGCACCCCTTGCTGAAGAACGCTGTGAAGAGCTGGGCCTGGAACTGATGGTCCGTGATAATACCGCTCTTCACCAAACACCTTTCACCGTATCGGTAGACCTGCTCGGTCATGGCTGCACCACCGGTATCTCCGCCCACGACAGGGCCAAAACGGTACAGGCACTCATCGACCCGAACACCAAGTCGGAAGAACTGGGCAAACCCGGACATATCTTTCCGCTGAAAGCTAAAACCGGCGGCGTATTACGCCGTGCAGGCCATACAGAAGCCACTATCGACCTGGCCCGCCTCGCAGGCTTCGAACCAGCCGGCGTACTGGTGGAAATCATGAACGAAGACGGCTCCATGGCCCGCCTGCCCCAGCTGCGGGAAATTGCCAATAAATTCGACCTGAAACTTATATCCATACAGGACCTCATCGCCTACCTCCTCAGCACCGAAACACTCATCGAAGAAGGAGTAAGAGTTCAAATGCCTACCAAATACGGCAACTTCGAACTCATCGCCTTCAAACAGGTGAACTCCGGCGAAATCCATATGGCGCTCAAAAAAGGAGAATGGACCAAAGATGAACCCGTACTGGTACGTGTTCACTCCTCCTGCGTGACTGGCGACATCCTGCACTCCCTGCGCTGCGATTGTGGAGAACAACTGCACGCTGCCATGCAGATGGTAGAGAAAGAAGGAAAAGGCCTCATTCTTTATATGAACCAGGAAGGCCGTGGTATCGGTCTCATGAACAAACTGAAAGCCTATAAACTTCAGGAAGAAGGCCTCGATACCGTTGAAGCCAACATCGAACTCGGCTTTAAAATGGATGAACGTGATTACGGCGTAGGTGCACAAATCCTTCGTCATCTTAATATCACCCAACTTCGTCTCATCACCAACAACCCGCGTAAAAGAGCCGGCCTCAGCGGCTATGGCCTCGAAGTAGTGGAAAATGTGCCCATCGAAATACACCCGAACCCGCACAACGAAAACTACCTGCGCACCAAAAGAGACAAACTGGGGCACGAAATCCTTAGAACCCAGGACTAA